gcaaaatatttttattgcaTGTGTTGTTTTTAGAAAATCAATGATTGATATCTATTCCTTCTTATATTTAAGGCTTAtgtttcaaatttgaattcatTTAAAGCAGATTTGAGCATTAagttatcttaaattgttgaaattcaaataaaaaaaatattatttctaaaaatatggcttaaatactGATCCAAAATCAGAAATTTGTGCACATCTCTCTCATTTTATATGCAAAATGAGATAAGTAAGGATATCccacaaaattattttatcttatcaTTTTTATAGTGAGATAAAAGAATTTCGTGATTATTTAATACTTCAAATCAAATATTgaataaaattatgaaaaaattacctaaatacacaaattattttacaatattttctaaaatttcttaccatttgaaaaaattacaaaaatccctaCTCTCGCCTATTCTCTGATATATCGCTGTACGTGATGTATCGGAATGCAGGATACGTTACTTAATGCGATGtatcggtcggatacatcacttatgttatttatgaggcagtcggatacatcactttacagaTGTAtcagtcggatacatcactttacatgaTGTATCAAAACGTACGTAATGTATCCAGATTAcaccaaatttaagaaatttttgtaatCTGAAAAAGAGTAAGGATATGATGTAATTATCTTTGACAGTATGAAATTTATGTAATCTTtactaaaattattttcatatttatcatCAAATTATTTCCTTTTATCTCACGTACCAAACAACTCATTAGTGTTGTATAAAGTTCAAATAGTGGAGGAGGCCCAATTCAATAAAATCGGCCCAGGTATGTAGCATGTATAGTCCAGTCCGCCCACCAAATCTCGCGCCAGGCGTTCCCACCAAGAAAGAATGGTCACTCTATCCTCCATCTAAGTTATCGATTGTTAAAACTCAAGAAACACCAACAATCTACCCTTTACATGTCACTCACTCGGCGTAATAGTTCAAAAAACCCTCCATTTCTCAATTTCTTCTAGGGTTTGGGTCGTGTAGCTGCTCTTTCTACCACCATTTGCCTTTTGGGTAAATCCCGGTATGTTGTCCATCCATCCTGTCGTTTTCCATTCTGTATTTGGTTTAAATTTCGTGTTTTGCTGGAACAAGGTTATGTTTGAGATTTTAGGGTTTTGTTGAAGATTAATGTTGGTTTTGTTTTCGTTGATATAGCATAGGTAGGTGAGGCTTTTTTAGGTGATTGGTGACTGTTTTGAGTGGGCGTCATGGCTTGGAATCAAGGGGAAGGATCCTCAGCTGGGATCGAGTTCGATAAGGGGGGTGGATTTGGTGATTTTGGgggttttaattttgaaaaagaggAGCTTGATGAATTTCATGAATGTGGAAAATCGAACAAGGGCTCTGATGAAATTACTGATTTGTTGCCTTCGGATCCGTTTAATATGGAAGGTAGTACCCAAGGTCTCACAGCCTTCACTGGTTGGTTAGAGGATTTTCAGAAGGATTTTGGGTTTAAGGTAGACGAGAATGAAGTTGCGAgatttgattctttcttgaCTGGCAAGATGAGGATTCATGAGGATACGCGTTTCCAGTTGATTGATGGAAATCGTAAGCTGTTCGGGATGAATTTCAGAGAGGGGTTGGAAGGTGGCCATGGTCGGATGGATGGTAAGAAGGAGATCATGGATTTTAGTGATGACAAGTATTGGAATCTTGGTGATACAACACATAATGATCAAGGGGGAATTAACAATCATGGTGGTATGGATGGAGGTAATCCATCGGATGCGTTGTTGCTTGCCCTTGGTTATTTAGGCTTGAAGGACCTTCTTGTAGTTGAAAGAGTATGTAAGCCTTTACGTGATGCTGTTATCGGAGATCCACTTTTATGGAGAaatattaacatatatcatCCATTTTGTACTAAGATCACAAACGATATCCTTATAAAGTTGACGAATAGGGCTCAAGGCCATCTTCATTCTCTCAGTCTATTTCACTGCTCAAAGCTCACTGATGCTGGTTTGAAGCATGTACTTGATAGGAATCCCAACCTGTCAAAGGTCAGTTGTTTCTCTTGTGTTACTTGCTTAGCTTAATTTTGTCATTATGTCTTGATAGAATTTGTCATTATAACTGTAAATAGTAGTAATATGTATTAGGTCTTAAGTAAATTATTACCCATTCATATTTAAATGTTTTGTACAAGTGATATTAGCAATTGTAGAAAATAGTTATTATGAACTGTATTTAGAAGTTTtggattttatgaaaaatgaaggaaaagtgaggaaaaatgaatatttttttggtataaGAGAGGTGTAACGCCAATTCTCCAAAGATCATGTGTATGTGTGTATAActcataaattattaaaattctcAAAACAAAATGTGCAAGGAGAATTGAAAATAGAATTTCTAAAATTGTTTATGATTTTAAAAGCACAATGGAAACATTCCTTAAGAAATTGAATATCTTTCTGACTTTTTCATGGATTTGGCTCCTTTCCAAGTGTCCATTGCCTGTTGTTTCAATTTCTCCAAATTCTTACTCGGATGTGAGACACATAgaccattttaaaattaatggtTTCTATTTAATTAACTAAAACCAAGCCTTAACTATGGTTATAATAAATGTTATTCCATATATAGTATTCaaatttcttgatatttgttcCAACAAAGTCTATCTATAGCGCCAAAATTATCCCAATAATTTGGTAACACTGAAATCTAGCACCAAAGAAAATCTTCCAGAATCTTCCATGGAAATCTAGTTTTCGGAGATCATTGATAGAGCAAAACTCAACAAAAAAAAGTGGAATACAAGAGGAAAAAACACAGAATAAGAAGCAAGACATGAGTGTTCAGTTTTTGCTGAAAATAAAGTGACTATTCACGCCAAGTTCTTTCTTAAtccaatttaaatattatagaaCTCAAGTACTTGTTATTTGTGTCATCGTGTGTTCCTTGTAATGTCAATCGTCAAGTATTAGATCATGTATAATGTGTTTGTAAATTTCCAAGTGTAGTGCCATTAAAAGCAATTGAAAGCAACCATTTTCCCTTCAATTAGCTCTTAATAAATAAGTCCATGACGTTCTCATAGACTGTTAACAAAACTTTTAGCATTTTGTCTGTGTTTGAAACTAGTGCAATAAGTTTATTTAATAAACATTGCAAGGATTATGTTAGTGAAAGCCTATATGTGACAGAAGAGGCAAGGAAGAGGTTAATTTTGGCTTAGCCATCCCAAATTTTAGCTGATGAATGTCTGGTTAAGTATGAATTTTGCACTgttaaatgtaaaaaaaaatagaaaaaatatgtaGAATAAAGGAGAATGATCATTGCTGACTAAGAAAGTAAACAACTACGTAAATAATTGAGAGAACGTAagtgataatatttttaaaagatctTATGGTAGGTAGAATTGTGGGATTACCAAATCTTTTGGGAGCAAATATCTGAAATATATTATTATCTTAACTATGGTTGAGGTCTAGTTTTAGTTAGTTAAATCTAAACCATTAGTTTTAAAATTGGACATGGTTTCCCATCCTAGTAAGAATTTGGGAAATTGGAGACCATGAGAAATGGAGAGGAGTCGGATCCGAGATCAAAATAGAAGTGCAGAAATAAATGCACTTAAATGCATGTCAAGCACCATGGTAACAGAATTTAAAAGAACACTTAAGTGGAAatcaaaatatctaaaaaacAAACAATAttgggaaaaggaaaaaagattgGTTGAAACCGTAAAAGAAATGGatgttaaaaatatataaaaacaaaCAATTATAAGTGAAGGAAGAAGCTTAATAATTGTATTTAGAGATTTCAGGACATTTTAATATAagataattgaaaaaaaattagaaaaaaactacaaaataatattaataaagaaCTATTTTGGTCTAAGGAATTATAGTGTCACACCACATTACCTAGAGAGAATTTTGTGTTATGTACACTCCAACCATCTTCCATGGGGTTGTTAACCTAACCGATAGCACTTCCTTTATTACCTGTGAGATGGTCTATTCATTGAGTGCATGACATTGCTGCACAAATGCCTAAGTTAATGTATTTTCTTCATGGTTCATTTCTGTGAGTGCAAGTAAAAACTGTGCTAAGAATAATAAAAGGACAGTTGAAGGTGGGGTTGGGAAGAGGttaagatgaagaagatgacgGGCAAGAGGTTGTCTCAAAACTAAGGGGAACAAACAAAATTGATGAGTCAAATAAAGCCttgatgttttattttaaaGTCTAACTGTCGAAAACAAACACAAAATTAAAGTTAGTTATTAGTGTGAAGGAGCAAACTTTAATGGAAAAGGCACTTTGaataatttcttcttatttttcaagaaattgagGTAGAAAATGGTTTTgaaaaaaggaggaaaaaaaaacataaatgcaCTTCTTGGTCTAAAAGGCATGTCACATCACTTCCTCAAAGCCtagctttatatatatatagatagatagatatgtTGTTTCAAAAGACCTAAAAAAATTTTGATCCATGCAGACTTGCCGGGCTTGCCTAGTGCGG
The sequence above is a segment of the Solanum dulcamara chromosome 11, daSolDulc1.2, whole genome shotgun sequence genome. Coding sequences within it:
- the LOC129874337 gene encoding F-box protein SKIP14-like, whose translation is MAWNQGEGSSAGIEFDKGGGFGDFGGFNFEKEELDEFHECGKSNKGSDEITDLLPSDPFNMEGSTQGLTAFTGWLEDFQKDFGFKVDENEVARFDSFLTGKMRIHEDTRFQLIDGNRKLFGMNFREGLEGGHGRMDGKKEIMDFSDDKYWNLGDTTHNDQGGINNHGGMDGGNPSDALLLALGYLGLKDLLVVERVCKPLRDAVIGDPLLWRNINIYHPFCTKITNDILIKLTNRAQGHLHSLSLFHCSKLTDAGLKHVLDRNPNLSKLNVPGCARLTADGILSNLKVSKTAGKMKLKYLGIYGLSGLTNKHMEEFKLLTGVDNSKLPTTRKPRFFGGGQLRVIFDDDRAMDVEVCPKCQKFELVYDCPLESCQKKKSSSQLCRACTKCITRCIDCGCCLNNCDYVELLHFELLCLDCLRKPLGWQKVGQKMPFLSETTVVH